A single window of Sphingobacteriales bacterium DNA harbors:
- a CDS encoding T9SS type A sorting domain-containing protein, with protein sequence MPNSTANGKFKNVVKSMLKLEQSSSSSVTQQELLKLKGYTDGTNAYSVAIAEAALVQYGTAKYVRYVEEVGGTAGKSNINTDATDTTAPAQYHIVPNPADDVVYIEWNGKEGTNLTIYDMNKKPMMKVRLESGNNPVSIRALPIGIYLLQIEGINQVNKLSIVR encoded by the coding sequence TTGCCCAACAGCACCGCCAATGGCAAATTTAAAAACGTGGTAAAATCTATGCTAAAATTAGAGCAGAGCAGTAGCAGTAGCGTAACACAGCAAGAGTTGCTAAAATTAAAAGGCTACACCGATGGCACCAATGCCTACAGCGTAGCAATAGCCGAGGCAGCTTTGGTGCAATACGGCACTGCCAAATATGTGCGCTATGTAGAAGAAGTAGGCGGCACGGCGGGCAAAAGCAATATAAACACCGATGCCACCGATACAACCGCACCGGCACAGTATCATATAGTACCCAACCCCGCCGATGATGTAGTATATATAGAGTGGAATGGTAAAGAAGGGACGAACTTAACTATTTACGATATGAATAAAAAACCGATGATGAAAGTTCGTTTAGAAAGCGGTAATAACCCTGTTTCAATTCGTGCTTTACCAATAGGAATATATCTATTACAAATAGAAGGCATTAACCAAGTTAATAAATTAAGTATTGTAAGATAA
- a CDS encoding T9SS type A sorting domain-containing protein, which produces MHENISLRISDAQGRCVWQRDFVPAASLGEVSLQNLATGIYYISAQSTSGKRWGAKFLKTQ; this is translated from the coding sequence ATGCACGAAAATATCAGCTTGCGTATCAGCGATGCACAGGGCAGGTGCGTATGGCAGCGCGATTTTGTGCCTGCCGCCTCATTAGGTGAGGTGAGTTTGCAAAATTTGGCAACGGGAATTTACTATATTTCGGCACAAAGCACAAGCGGCAAACGCTGGGGGGCTAAGTTTTTAAAAACACAATAA
- a CDS encoding T9SS type A sorting domain-containing protein has product MGAQGGVSISPNPASDEVHIEWQGKSGVGFKVIDIQGNITIQSTLQEGDNTLPINHLSKGIYIIKIDNIPEPAKLSIIR; this is encoded by the coding sequence TTGGGCGCGCAAGGAGGGGTAAGCATCTCTCCCAACCCCGCGAGTGATGAGGTTCATATAGAATGGCAGGGAAAAAGCGGTGTAGGTTTTAAGGTGATTGACATACAAGGTAATATTACAATACAGAGTACTTTGCAAGAAGGCGACAACACGCTACCAATAAACCATTTGAGCAAAGGTATTTATATTATAAAAATTGACAACATACCCGAACCTGCTAAATTGAGCATTATACGATAA
- a CDS encoding T9SS type A sorting domain-containing protein, which produces MRAENELSVAHLASGIYFVQAHTKSGRVFTQKFVKR; this is translated from the coding sequence ATTCGAGCAGAAAACGAACTTTCCGTTGCCCACCTCGCGAGCGGCATCTACTTTGTGCAAGCCCACACGAAGTCGGGCAGAGTATTTACCCAAAAGTTTGTGAAGCGATGA